DNA from Dietzia lutea:
GCCGGGAAAGACGGTCGCGGAGAACGTGGCGTTCGCGCTCCAGGTCATCGGCAAGTCCCGCCGGACCATCGAGAAGGTGGTCCCGGAGACGCTCGACATGGTCGGGCTGGGCACCAAGGCGAACCGTCGGCCGCACGAGTTGTCCGGGGGAGAGCAGCAGCGGGTCGCCATCGCCCGGGCGTTCGTGAACCGTCCCGTCCTGCTGCTCGCGGACGAGCCGACGGGCAATCTCGACCCGGAGACCAGTGAGGACATCATGCTGCTGCTCGACCGGATCAACAGGACGGGCACCACGGTGCTCATGGCCACCCACGACCACCACATCGTCGATCGGTCGCGCCGCCGGGTCGTGGAGCTGGTCGACGGTGCGGTCGTGCGGGATGACGCACGCGGGACCTACGGGGTGGATCGCTGATGGCCGTCCGATTCATCGCGTCGGAGGTCGCGCAGGGACTGCGCCGGAACCTGTCCATGACGCTGGCCATGATCATCACCACGGCCGTCGCGCTGGGGATGCTGGGGGCCGGCCTGCTGGTGGCGATGACCGCGTCCGCGAGCCAGGCCAAGTACGACTACCTCAACGAGTTCCGCGTCTACGTGGACCGCTCGATCTCCGTCGAGGATCCGGAATGTGCGGCGGAATGCGCCGGCATCCGGGAGCAGCTCGAGGAGACCTCGGGGGTGGCGTCCGTGGAGTACAAGAACCCGCAGGAGACCTACTCCGAGTTCGTCGAGCTGTTCGCCTCGACCGACCCGGTTCTGGTGGAGTCGACGTCGCCGGACGCCCTCGGCTCGCGGTTCACCCTCACTCTGTCCGACCCGACGCGGGCGGAGGACGTCGCGGTGGAGCTGGCGGACGTCTCCGGCATCGAGGTCGTGCAAGGGCAGGGTGAGCTGGTCGAGCGCGTCTTCTCGGTCCTTGGCGGCATCCGCAACGCGGCGTTCGCCATTGCGGTGGTCCAACTCGTGGCGACCGTCCTGCTCATCGCCAACATGACCCAGATCGCGGCGTTCACGCGACGCACCGCGGTCGGGATCATGCGCCTGGTGGGCGCGAGCCGGTGGTACACCGAGTTGCCGTTCGTGCTCGAGGCGGTGATCGCGGCGATCACCGGCGCCGTCCTGGCGGTCGGGGGTTTGCTGGTGGCCAAGAATGTGTTCCTCGACAGGGTGCTGGACGAGGCGTACCGGGCCAATCTCGTCGAGAGGATCACGACCTCCGACATCCTGCTGCTCGCCCCGGGGCTCGTCGTCGCCGGTGCGGCGGCCTCCGCGTTGACGGCGTGGGCGACCCTGAGGCTGACGGTCCGGCACTGACGGCCGCCGCCCCCGGCGGCTCGTCTAGACTCTGGGGGCTGCGCAACAGCAACGAGGAGGTGAACCGACGTGGCCAAGAAGAACAAGAAGAAGGGCGCGTCCTCCCTCGGCTCCGATGGGAGCATCGTCGCGAGTAACCGCAAGGCCAGGCACGACTTCCACATCCTGGACACCTACGAGGCCGGCATCGCCCTTGTGGGCACCGAAATCAAGAGCATGCGGGAGGGTAAGGCCTCGCTGGTCGACGCGTTCGCGACGGTCGACGACGGCGAGGTGTGGCTCCGCGGGCTCCACATCCCCGAGTATTCGCACGGGAGCTGGACGAATCACGCCCCCAAGCGGGCGCGGAAGCTCCTGCTTCACCGCCGGGAGATCGACTCGCTCGTCGGCAAGGTACGGGACGGGAACGCAACGCTCGTCCCGTTGTCGCTCTACTTCGTGAACGGTCGCGTCAAGGTCGAACTGGCCGTCGCGCGGGGTAAGCAGGCCCACGACAAGCGGCAGGACATCGCCCGGCGGACGGCCGAGCGCGAAGCGGTCCGCGAACTGGGTAGGAAGATCAAGGGCATGCGGGCGTGATGCCGGTCGCGCTGGCGTCGACCTCGGCGGTGGCGTACGGCATCAGTGACTACCTCGGTGGCGTGGCGTCCCGCCGCGCGCGGGCCCTGCGCGTCGTCAGCGTGGCCTACCCCGTCTCGATCGTGCTCGTGGGGGCCGCTGCGCTCGTCGCCGGCGGGTCGCCTACGCCGGCGGGCCTGGGGTGGGGGTTGGCGTCCGGGCTCGCATCCGGCGCCGCGGTGTGGACGTTCTACGTGGCGTTGTCCCGGGGGCCGATGAGCGTCATCTCGCCGATCACGGCGGTCCTGGCCGCCGCCGGACCACTGGCCTTCGGGTTGGCAGCGGGGGAGCGGCCCGGGCCCGCGGCGATGGCGGGGATGGCGTTGGCGCTCGTTGCCACCGTCCTAGTGTCCCTGGAGGGTGCGGGCGACGGCTCGTCCGCCCCGCACGGGCGGTTGACCGCGCCGCTCCTCGCGATGTCGGTGGTGTCGGGCTCGGCGTTCGCCGCCTTCTTCGTCCTGTTGTCCCGGGTGCCCGCGGGCGAGGGGCTCTGGCCGGTCGCGGCCTCGCGGGTCGGTGCCACGGTGATGCTGCTCGCCGCAGCCGTGGCCGCGCGTGAGTCGTTCCGCTTCCCGCGCCGCCTTATCGCGATCGGCGTAGTGATCGCCGTGTTCGACGCCATCGCGAACGGTGCGTTCTACTTCGCTTCCCAGGCGGGGATGCTCTCCCTCGTCAGCGTCATCGCCGCCCTGTACCCCGCCTTCACCGTGGCGCTGGCGGTCACGCACGGGGGCGAGCGGATGCGCGTCGTCCAGCTTGCCGGGCTCGGCCTGGCCTGCGTCGCGATCGTCCTGCTCACGCTCGGCTGAGGGGAGACGGACGTCACCCTGGTGTCAGACGGCCGCCCGGGGTATGGTTAGAGGTCCGTCGGCCAGAGTCGGCGGCTCCTGAGGGGCTGATGTGGTTTCGACTACGTGAGCTGACGCAGGGGAAGCGTGCCGGTGCAGGCCAGAGACCACCGTAAGCGTCGTGGCAACCAATTACGCGCCGATACCAATCAGCGCGACTACGCCCTCGCTGCCTGATAGCGAGCCCGTAGTCTGTCGGCCCGGGGTCGCTCTCGCCCCGGAACCCGGCATCATCTAGAGGGATCACCGGCTCACCCGGTCACGGGGTGGGTCGGGACATCTCACAGTGACTGGGATCGTCATCGCCAACACGTCCGCATGAGGGCGAGATCCGAGTAGAGGCCAACGCGGACTGCGCACGGAGAAGCCCTGCCGATGCTGCGGAGGACCCGGGTTCAATTCCCGGCAGCTCCACAATCGGGCTGAACCCCCGGTCGTCTCGACGACCGGGGGTTCAGTGCATTTCAGGGTATTGCTCGCAACGATCAATGCCGAGCCCGTCCGCACGCCGACCGCTACCACTTGGTCAGAAGGGTGGTGGTGGTTGGAGGAGTTCGTCGAGGTGGGCGTGGAGGGCGTGGAGGATGGCTTTTTCCAGGGCGCTGTCGGTGGGTTTGTTGCGTTGCCACCAGCGGCTGGCCGCGGCGGGGGTCTTCCGCTCGCGCGTGGCAGAGATCGAGTCCGGGCCTGGGGTGGTGTCGGCGGTGGGCTCGGTTGGTGTGGTGCCGGCGTCGGTGGTGTTGCGGGCCGTGGCGCGGGCGCGTTCGCGGGCCAGGCGCTGGGCGCGGCGGGCGAAGTAGGTCGCCTCGTCCAGGATCCCGGCCCCGAAGACGGGGGCGGGGTTGCGGCGTTGTTGACGCGCCCAGGCATCGGCTTCGTCGCGTTGGTGCTCGCGCCGGTATTGGGCCAGGGGTCCGTCGGGTCGGGTGAGCATGGTGGTGCCGTCGGGGGTGGTCACGATCAGGGTGCCGTCGGGTTGGAGTTGGTAGGTCCAGTCGGAGAAGGTTTTGAACCGGTGGTGGCGCCGGCACTGGCTCACCAGGTTGGCCTCGACTGTGTGGCCGCCGCCTGCGGGGTCGGCGTGGTTGAACGGCACCACATGATCCAAATCGCAGTCGTCGGCGGGGACCGCGCATCCGGGGTGGCGGCAGGTGCCGTCGCGGAGCCGGACCCGGCGCGCCAACTCGGCGCCGGGCCGGTATTTCAGCGCCGCGCTGGTGTCGTCGGCGGCACCGATGCGGGGGTCGACCTGCTCGAACGAGGCGCCATCTGAGGTGGCGAGCATCTCCAGCAGGGTCTGCAGGGCGGCCTCGCCGGTGCGGGTGAACTCCACTCGCGCGCCGTGTTCGTCGCGGCCGTTGTCGCCGGTGGCGATGACGGTGACCTTCGGCCGCAACACCGGAGCCTGACCGCCGCCATTGCCGCTGCGGCCGGTGGGGGCGCTCGGGCCGCCCGGGCCGGCGTCACCGTCGGTGTCGGTGTTGCCGGGAGTGGTGTTGGGCTGGGTGGGGGTGTCGCCGCAGATCAGGGACATCAGGGCGTCGGCGCGGCGTTCGGCCTTCGAGTAGTGCGGCTCGGGCTCGGTCGGGGCGTCCGGGTCGGTGTCGGGGTCGGCGACCCGCTGATCCAGGGCCTCGGCCAGCACGGCGGCCTCCTCGGTCGCCAACAGGGCCGAGACGGTGGACATGCCGTCGACGCCTTTGCCGATGCGCACGCCGCGAGTGCGGCTGGCGTCTTCTTTGCGTAGGCGGATGGCGTCGGGGTCGTGGCGGCCGATGACCGCATCGATCTCATCGCGCAGGGCCTTGTCGCCCAGACGGATACCGGCGGCGACACCGCCCAGGTAGTCCTCGACGACCTGGCGCTGGATCTGCTCAAGAACATCGCCGCGGACGGTGGACATCTGCCGGGCGAGCAGTTCGGCGACGCGT
Protein-coding regions in this window:
- the ftsE gene encoding cell division ATP-binding protein FtsE translates to MISASRVTKSYASVPRPALSDVSVEIDDGEFAFLIGASGSGKSTFLRLLLREDRLDSGRLVVAGHDLTRMKNSDVPGLRRSLGCVFQDFRLLPGKTVAENVAFALQVIGKSRRTIEKVVPETLDMVGLGTKANRRPHELSGGEQQRVAIARAFVNRPVLLLADEPTGNLDPETSEDIMLLLDRINRTGTTVLMATHDHHIVDRSRRRVVELVDGAVVRDDARGTYGVDR
- the ftsX gene encoding permease-like cell division protein FtsX, which translates into the protein MAVRFIASEVAQGLRRNLSMTLAMIITTAVALGMLGAGLLVAMTASASQAKYDYLNEFRVYVDRSISVEDPECAAECAGIREQLEETSGVASVEYKNPQETYSEFVELFASTDPVLVESTSPDALGSRFTLTLSDPTRAEDVAVELADVSGIEVVQGQGELVERVFSVLGGIRNAAFAIAVVQLVATVLLIANMTQIAAFTRRTAVGIMRLVGASRWYTELPFVLEAVIAAITGAVLAVGGLLVAKNVFLDRVLDEAYRANLVERITTSDILLLAPGLVVAGAAASALTAWATLRLTVRH
- the smpB gene encoding SsrA-binding protein SmpB, whose translation is MAKKNKKKGASSLGSDGSIVASNRKARHDFHILDTYEAGIALVGTEIKSMREGKASLVDAFATVDDGEVWLRGLHIPEYSHGSWTNHAPKRARKLLLHRREIDSLVGKVRDGNATLVPLSLYFVNGRVKVELAVARGKQAHDKRQDIARRTAEREAVRELGRKIKGMRA
- a CDS encoding DMT family transporter, whose translation is MPVALASTSAVAYGISDYLGGVASRRARALRVVSVAYPVSIVLVGAAALVAGGSPTPAGLGWGLASGLASGAAVWTFYVALSRGPMSVISPITAVLAAAGPLAFGLAAGERPGPAAMAGMALALVATVLVSLEGAGDGSSAPHGRLTAPLLAMSVVSGSAFAAFFVLLSRVPAGEGLWPVAASRVGATVMLLAAAVAARESFRFPRRLIAIGVVIAVFDAIANGAFYFASQAGMLSLVSVIAALYPAFTVALAVTHGGERMRVVQLAGLGLACVAIVLLTLG
- a CDS encoding HNH endonuclease, giving the protein MDGDTGRTTGGPASPPGPADSSGSAGSSGPAGSTGGGAAAALTGLTAAAREGWAAENRAAAQRLVACYALLQECWREYGHGIDGSHEARPGHAVVDGLVAAAGYVVAAMSISARRAEKMLSFSWELHTRYPAILEAMAAGLMEQRVAELLARQMSTVRGDVLEQIQRQVVEDYLGGVAAGIRLGDKALRDEIDAVIGRHDPDAIRLRKEDASRTRGVRIGKGVDGMSTVSALLATEEAAVLAEALDQRVADPDTDPDAPTEPEPHYSKAERRADALMSLICGDTPTQPNTTPGNTDTDGDAGPGGPSAPTGRSGNGGGQAPVLRPKVTVIATGDNGRDEHGARVEFTRTGEAALQTLLEMLATSDGASFEQVDPRIGAADDTSAALKYRPGAELARRVRLRDGTCRHPGCAVPADDCDLDHVVPFNHADPAGGGHTVEANLVSQCRRHHRFKTFSDWTYQLQPDGTLIVTTPDGTTMLTRPDGPLAQYRREHQRDEADAWARQQRRNPAPVFGAGILDEATYFARRAQRLARERARATARNTTDAGTTPTEPTADTTPGPDSISATRERKTPAAASRWWQRNKPTDSALEKAILHALHAHLDELLQPPPPF